A window of Gavia stellata isolate bGavSte3 chromosome 29, bGavSte3.hap2, whole genome shotgun sequence contains these coding sequences:
- the ZNF593 gene encoding zinc finger protein 593 — protein MSPRNGRRTGAHRAHSLARQLKTKRRRRDLDEIHGDLKPENAARLLRQEPDPDLPGCAQFYCLHCARYFVDLTSMKEHFRSKVHKKRLKQLREAPYTQEEAERAAGMGSYIPPKKVEVQTQPLEEVIEMEASS, from the exons ATGTCGCCGCGTAACGGCCGCCGCACCGGCGCCCACCGGGCGCACTCGCTGGCCCGGCAGTTGAAGACGAAGCGGCGCCGCCGCGACCTGGACGAGATCCACGGGGACCTGAAGCCCGAGAACGCCGCTCGGCTGCTGCGGCAAGAGCCCGACCCCGACCTGCCGGGCTGCGCCCAGTTCTACTGCCTGCACTGCGC GCGCTACTTTGTGGACCTGACCAGCATGAAGGAGCACTTCAGGTCCAAGGTGCACAAGAAGAG GCTGAAGCAGCTGCGGGAGGCACCGTACActcaggaggaggcagagcgTGCCGCTGGGATGGGCTCCTacatccccccaaaaaaggtgGAAGTGCAGACTCAGCCGCTCGAGGAAGTCATCGAGATGGAGGCATCCAGCTGA
- the CEP85 gene encoding centrosomal protein of 85 kDa has product MAALEKHPDLRLQQNNPSDPSTGQKSSFLETDWKTPMLSVKFQSRVSRCSSVADSGDGGIGTSCSDSTEDFCNSSNGSSFQPIKTQVTIPTAHVMPSTLGASPSKLCSVGDQSCSQSTSKTAMPGSASEHAGLMRNGDFNAGRSSQVPPRDLLRVYGTSGENGFEPSWHPVSDHMRTEDTWKFDTPAIERTLNQSLFPDSLCTDPLHRFQKFNPNSGAAETGKDHYKVLPESKQAAGANGVCEPQDGTWPSGSRLMPTGLQANSFFSKPVTPSSRAWMQEACMLHPHERVCELGAWKQELEKVRLQIEQMQLQNGGACHHPSMYSPSLPTPDPAQWINILNSNENLLKEKELLIDRQRQHISQLEQKVRESELQVHSALLGCPAPYGDVYMLRMQELQRENTFLRAQFTEKTESLSKEKIELERKLAAAEVDAKLIRESLKETMQKHAEELKKQEERVKGRDKHINNLKKKCQKESEQNRERQQRIETLERYLADLPTLEDHQKQSQKLKESELKSTAMQETVLALETELGDVRAAFREQEMQLETQKQKELELRSTVRSLQDKMQQCVKNAERGPPAQDGERQKIENDSLKKECDCLRKIVDKQQKKMEQLSLQVKNLEEQVAQEEGTSQALKEEAMRRDNALQQLRTAVKELSVQNQDLIEKNLTLQERLRQAELTTQPLPAETARLAQELHSELASCLQDLQSVYSIVTQRAQGKDPNLSLLLGIHSVQYSAKEKDDLLSPDGLAKKLVEVKQLHKEVEDLRTAISDRYAQDMGDNCITQ; this is encoded by the exons ATGGCTGCTCTTGAGAAACATCCAGACCTGAGGCTCCAGCAGAACAATCCATCGG atccCAGCACTGGTCAGAAGAGTAGTTTCTTGGAGACTGACTGGAAAACACCGATGTTGTCCGTGAAGTTCCAGAGCCGTGTCAGTCGCTGTTCAAGCGTGGCGGACAGTGGGGATGGGGGCATTGGGACCTCCTGCTCGGACAGTACAGAAG aCTTCTGCAATTCCAGTAACGGTTCCTCATTCCAGCCCATCAAAACCCAAGTGACCATCCCAACAGCCCATGTTATGCCTTCTACATTGGGTGCCTCACCCTCCAAGCTGTGCTCTGTGGGAGACCAGAGCTGTTCGCAGAGTACTTCAAAAACTGCTATGCCAGGATCTGCTTCTGAACACGCAGGGCTCATGAGAAACGGGGATTTTAATGCTGGGAGGTCATCTCAGGTGCCACCCAGGGATCTCTTGCGAGTCTACGGGACTTCAGGGGAAAATGGTTTTGAGCCATCATGGCATCCTGTTTCTGATCACATGAGAACAGAAGATACTTGGAAGTTTGACACCCCTGCCATTGAGCGCACCCTTAACCAGTCTCTCTTTCCGGATAGTTTGTGCACTGACCCTCTGCACAGGTTCCAGAAGTTCAATCCAAACTCTGGGGCAGCTGAGACAGGAAAGGACCATTATAAGGTGTTGCCAGAGAGTAAGCAAGCAGCAGGGGCTAACGGAGTCTGTGAGCCCCAGGACGGAACGTGGCCGAGCGGGAGCCGACTGATGCCAACGGGACTCCAGGCcaacagtttcttttcaaaacctGTAACTCCTTCATCTCGAGCGTGGATGCAAGAAGCCTGCATGCTACACCCGCATGAGCGGGTCTGTGAGCTTGGTGCTTGGAAACAAGAGCTGGAGAAAGTGCGATTGCAAATAGAGCAAATGCAG TTACAAAATGGAGGTGCCTGCCACCATCCCTCAATGTATTCTCCTTCACTGCCTACACCTGATCCAGCCCAGTGGATCAATATCCTGAACTCCAATGAAAACCTACTCAAGGAGAAAGAGCTTCTCATTGACAG acaAAGACAACACATATCCCAGTTGGAGCAGAAGGTCCGGGAAAGTGAACTGCAGGTTCATAGTGCCCTGCTTGGCTGTCCAGCACCCTACGGAGATGTCTACATGTTGAGAATGCAG GAGCTGCAGCGAGAGAACACGTTTCTTCGAGCACAGTTCACAGAGAAGACTGAATCGCTCAGTAAGGAAAAGATTGAATTGGAGAGAAAActggctgctgcagaggtggaTGCAAAGCTGATCCGGGAGTCGCTGAAGGAAACTATGCAGAAACATGCAGAGGAGttaaagaaacaggaagaaagg GTAAAGGGAAGAGACAAACACATTAATaaccttaaaaagaaatgccagaAGGAATCGGAACAAAACAGGGAGAGACAACAGAGAATTGAGACCCTGGAACGATACCTGGCTGATCTACCAACCCTTGAGGACCACCAGAAACAAAGTCAGAAG CTGAAGGAATCTGAACTGAAGAGTACTGCTATGCAGGAAACAGTGCTGGCACTAGAAACAGAGCTTGGAGATGTCCGGGCTGCTTTCAGGGAGCAAGAGATGCAGCTAGAAACCCAAAAACAAAAGGAGCTGGAGCTTCGTTCCACCGTGCGCAG CTTGCAGGACAAGATGCAGCAGTGTGTAAAGAATGCAGAGAGAGGACCCCCTGCCCAGGATGGGGagagacagaaaatagaaaatgacTCTCTGAAGAAAGAATGTGACTGCCTCAGGAAG ATTGTGGACAAACAGCAGAAGAAGATGGAGCAGTTGTCCTTGCAAGTAAAG AACCTGGAAGAACAGGTGGCCCAGGAAGAGGGGACAAGCCAAGCTCTGAAAGAGGAGGCAATGAGAAGAGACAATGCACTGCAGCAGCTCCGGACTGCTGTGAAAGAG CTTTCAGTGCAGAACCAGGATCTCATTGAGAAGAACCTGACCCTTCAGGAACGACTCCGGCAGGCAGAGCTAACAACCCAGCCACTGCCTGCCGAGACAGCCCGCCTCGCCCAGGAGTTGCACAGCGAGCTGGCCAGTTGTCTGCAGGATTTGCAGTCTGTCTACAGCATTGTCACTCAGAGGGCTCAGGGAAAGGATCCTAACCTCTCTCTGCTCCTGGGCATTCACT CTGTGCAGTACTCTGCTAAGGAGAAGGACGACTTGCTGAGCCCTGATGGACTTGCAAAGAAACTGGTGGAGGTAAAACAGCTTCACAAAGAGGTGGAGGACTTAAGGACGGCAATATCTGACAGATATGCTCAGGACATGGGAGACAACTGCATCACCCAGTAA
- the CNKSR1 gene encoding connector enhancer of kinase suppressor of ras 1: protein MEPVGAWGPARVAAWLRGLDAAVQGYPFEGWGLAGPDLLGLSVGTLEALGVWRLGHQELLLEAVEQLRALDAGLASTSLRTLTERLRELAQGTQSLVLGGPPAGAAPRPPPLALLACVVDLVGAAKELFSWLNRYLFSTLNDFSASRDIVLLCTQLAETLQADCPAAKRDSRILWICQHIVGICESIVGCSPPALLDRRAVLQRVGLALPPGLRGSPPMSPDPPTLPLGLGGSPPISPDTPMLPASLWGSPLTSPDTPTLPSVSLGNAPPLPTAPLGLEITSTSSCLHFVSATTSEALATHGGRILPGDEIVQVNEQVVVGWTRVNLVKKLLEKASGVTLVLKKIPLDLPGSPPSPKQQLPGAFSDAADAPGTGSGECPDSPVSLTSSAAADLDSGPDSVPDPVTDEEDGEDEQHSRLPGVPVGPLPGLPSQEEAAWESGTSLGTPPGTPCSPGTLAAARPCTAELSPTAAPATGAGGTEPSQLPGEGSPQTGHRPKGVATRLSRRRVSCRDLGRVDCDGWLLKKKDHVGFMAQKWKRCWFVLKGHTLYWYHHPNDEKAAGLINVATYDLESTREQKKKYVFQLSHQRYKPFIFAAETLADLSMWVSHLITAKTKYTLAHQSVPDREEDCYSETEAEDPDEESPRHGCDSPKKRLQNAPEKVQLFPAGGEPSSTASSPQGSPRSGSPMDPAGEDLECLMRCLKQGGVSLIGQQRFLTQEQCRKSFIRRNKNPHINEKVHAVRALQSTLKAKLAELQALELLLSDTALTSEKFTHWKEEHQELYQELQEWWAGRQGQDPAGGLRAEHGPPEEAAEP from the exons ATGGAGCCCGTGGGTGCCTGGGGCCCTGCGCGGGTGGCCGCCTGGCTCCGAG ggctGGACGCGGCGGTGCAGGGGTACCCCTTcgagggctgggggctggcggGGCCCGACCTGCTGGGGCTGTCGGTGGGGACCCTGGAGGCGCTGGGCGTGTGGCGCCTGGGgcaccaggagctgctgctggaggccgTGGAGCAGCTCCGCGCCCTG GACGCGGGACTGGCAAGCACCAGCCTGCGGACGCTGACGGAGAGGCTGCGGGAGCTGGCACAGGGCACCCAGAgcctggtgctgggggggccgccggcgggtgctgccccccggccgccccctctCGCCCTCCTGGCCTGCGTCGTCGATCTGGTCGGGGCCGCCAAGGAGCTTTTCTCTTGGCTCAACAG GTACCTCTTCTCCACCCTCAATGACTTTTCGGCCAGTCGGGACATCGTCCTGCTCTGCACCCAGCTGGCAGAGACGCTGCAGGCG GACTGTCCCGCGGCCAAGAGGGACAGTCGGATCCTGTGGATT TGCCAGCACATCGTGGGCATCTGTGAGAGCATCgtgggctgcagccccccggcgcTGCTGGACcgcagggctgtgctgcagcgcGTGGGGCTGGCGCTGCCCCCCGGCCTGCGGGGCAGCCCCCCAATGTCCCCTGACCCACCGACGCTGCCCCTTGGCCTGGGGGGGAGCCCCCCAATATCTCCAGACACCCCAATGCTGCCCGCCAGCCTGTGGGGAAGCCCCCTGACGTCCCCTGACACTCCAACACTGCCCTCTGTCTCGCTGGGGAATGCCCCACCACTCCCCACTGCCCCGCTG GGCCTTGAGATCacctccaccagctcctgcctgcactTTGTGTCTGCCACCACCTCGGAG gcccTGGCCACCCATGggggccgcatcctgcccgGAGACGAGATCGTGCAGGTCAATGAGCAGGTCGTG GTGGGTTGGACACGCGTCAACCTGGTGAagaagctgctggagaaggcGAGCGGGGTGACGCTGGTGCTGAAGAAGATCCCCCTTGACCTGCCCGGCTCGCCCCCCTCTCCCAAGCAGCAG CTCCCAGGAGCGTTTTCAGATGCTGCGGATGCCCCTGGCACCGGGAGCGGCGAGTGCCCGGACAGCCCCGTGTCTCTGACCTCCAG cGCTGCTGCCGACTTGGACTCAGGACCAGACTCGGTGCCGGACCCCGTCACTGACGAAGAGGACGGAGAGGACGAGCAGCACTCGAGGCTGCCCGGGGTGCCCGTGGGGCCgctgccagggctgcccagcc aggaggaggcagcgTGGGAGAGTGGCACCTCGCTGGGCACCCCGCCGGGCACCCCGTGCTCCCCAGGCACCCTTGCTGCTGCCAGACCCTGCACTGCGGAGCTCAGCCCCACGGCAGCCCCCGCcacaggggctgggggcacagAGCCCAGCCAGCTCCCTGGGGAG GGCAGCCCCCAGACGGGACATAGACCAAAAG GAGTGGCGACCAGGCTGAGCCGCCGGCGGGTCTCGTGCCGGGACCTGGGCCGGGTGGACTGCGATGGCTGGCTCCTGAAGAAGAAGGACCACGTGGGCTTCATGGCCCAGAAGTGGAAGCGGTGCTGGTTTGTGCTGAAGGGCCACACGCTCTACTGGTACCACCACCCCAAC GATGAGAAGGCTGCAGGTCTCATCAACGTGGCCACCTATGACCTGGAGAGCACGagggagcagaagaagaaata CGTGTTCCAGCTCTCCCATCAGAGGTACAAGCCCTTCATTTTCGCCGCAGAAACACTGGCTGATTTGAGCAT GTGGGTCAGTCACCTGATAACAGCCAAAACGAAGTACACGCTGGCCCACCAGTCAGTCCCAGACAGGGAGGAAG ACTGCTACAGCGAGACAGAAGCCGAAGACCCCGACGAGGAGTCCCCCAGGCACGGCTGCGACTCG CCAAAGAAAAGGCTGCAAAACGCCCCGGAGAAAGTCCAGCTCTTCCCAGCCGGTGGCgagcccagcagcacagccagcagcccccagggcagcccccgGTCCGGCTCACCCATGG ACCCCGCCGGGGAGGATCTCGAGTGCCTGATGCGGTGCCTGAAGCAGGGAGGGGTGTCCCTCATCGGGCAGCAGCGGTTCCTGACGCAGGAGCAGTGCCGCAAGTCCTTCATCCGACGCAACAAGAACCCCCACATCAACGAGAAGGTGCACGCAGTGCGGGCTCTGCAGAGCACGCTCAAG GCGAAGCTGGCGGAGCTGCaggccctggagctgctgctcagTGACACTGCGCTCACCTCCGAGAAGTTCACGCACTGGAAGGAAGAGCACCAGGAGCTGtaccaggagctgcaggagtgGTGGGCAGGGCGGCAGGGCCAGGACCCCGCCGGGGGGCTCAGGGCCGAGCATGGCCCCCCCGAAGAGGCGGCCGAACCCTGA
- the FAM110D gene encoding protein FAM110D, protein MVPLGSPLSVCASSNLRLVAPSRGSPLAWLNRSPECPREPGSGGGGRVPSAVERLEADKAKYVKSQQVINSRQEPALRGCSPRLSPRSRRFLTRQQCNELCQGSELGREGPRKLPCPQSPMLRRAGSRRLLRPDSLIIYRQKRDCVGADKENTKGSGLVRRLFQGPLRDKPPSSPPARGLGKVSPAPQSPETPMLWVPAEKEDVRMLGASSGSGSGGIFPLPSSPVAQPPQPPSKQALALRVSLPLSEQEQFFNYCGLDRALVELLGRERFGPAGWDNASAQLPGSCESEPGQASEGSEGDTGPAEEEPDTRLGSAISVVERNARVIKWLYGCQRAWAAAKESTV, encoded by the coding sequence ATGGTGCCCCTTGGCAGCCCTCTCAGCGTCTGTGCCTCCAGCAACCTGCGCCTCGTGGCCCCCAGCCGCGGCTCCcccctggcctggctgaacCGCAGCCCCGAATGCCCACGGGAGCCGGGGAGCGGTGGTGGGGGCCGGGTGCCCAGCGCTGTGGAGCGGTTGGAGGCCGACAAAGCTAAATATGTCAAATCCCAGCAGGTCATCAACAGCCGGCAGGAGCCTGCACTCCGGGGCTGCTCACCCCGGCTCTCCCCCCGCAGCCGGCGCTTCCTCACCCGCCAGCAGTGTAATGAATTGTGTCAGGGCTCAGAGCTGGGCCGGGAGGGCCCCCGGAAGCTGCCGTGCCCCCAGTCCCCCATGTTGCgccgggctggcagcaggcGCCTGCTGAGACCCGACTCACTCATCATCTACCGGCAGAAACGGGACTGCGTGGGGGCAGACAAGGAGAACACCAAGGGCTCCGGGCTGGTGCGACGCCTCTTCCAGGGACCCCTGAGAGACaagccccccagctcccccccagCCAGGGGGCTGGGCAAGGTGTCACCAGCCCCCCAGAGCCCCGAGACCCCCATGCTGTGGgtccctgcagagaaggaggacGTGAGGATGCTGGGTGCCAGCAGCGGCAGTGGCAGTGGTGGCATCttccctctgcccagcagcccggtggcacagcccccccagccccccagcaaGCAGGCGCTGGCTCTGCGCGTCTCCCTGCCGCTCTCGGAGCAGGAGCAGTTCTTCAACTACTGCGGGCTGGACCGGGCGCtggtggagctgctggggcGGGAGCGGTTCGGGCCGGCGGGCTGGGACAATGCCTCGGCTCAGCTACCTGGATCCTGTGAGTCGGAACCTGGGCAGGCCTCGGAGGGCAGCGAGGGGGACACGGGACCAGCCGAGGAGGAACCAGACACCCGGCTGGGCTCTGCCATCTCGGTGGTGGAGCGCAACGCCCGCGTCATCAAGTGGCTCTATGGCTGCCAGAGAGCCTGGGCGGCCGCCAAGGAGTCCACTGTCTGA
- the SH3BGRL3 gene encoding SH3 domain-binding glutamic acid-rich-like protein 3 produces MSTLKVYSTSVTGSREIKSQQSEVTRILDGKNIKYELVDISQDNALREEMRAKAGNPKAIPPQIVNGDHYCGDYELFVEAVEQNTLQEFLKLA; encoded by the exons ATGAGCACCCTCAAGGTCTACAGCACCTCGGTGACCGGCTCCCGGGAG ATCAAATCCCAACAGAGCGAAGTAACCAGAATCCTCGATGGGAAAAACATCAAGTACGAGCTGGTGGATATCTCCCAGGACAACGCTCTCCGGGAGGAGATGAGGGCGAAGGCAGGCAACCCCAAAGCCATCCCGCCCCAGATCGTCAACGGAGACCACTACTGCGGG GATTACGAGCTCTTTGTGGAAGCAGTGGAGCAAAACACCCTGCAGGAGTTCCTGAAGCTGGCTTGA
- the C29H1orf232 gene encoding uncharacterized protein C1orf232 homolog — MTQGFWRLYKAKVLQTLGGARPDGPLQEEGDPPELMETAEPPTLMEEGPSPVSQLARKVQGVGARGWRTLSSLFTREDEHQLLSPEPCADHPLAASPPEPPHSEKAPGFWDLFATKWQQTSALDKGVPPPEPDETPGEPLGDDGSDLREPEEGAFRWGFLASKLAEMRNKNAPKGN; from the exons ATGACCCAGGGCTTCTGGCGGCTCTACAAGGCCAAAGTGCTGCAGACCCTGGGGGGGGCACGGCCAGATGGGCCGCTGCAGGAGGAG GGAGACCCCCCCGAGCTGATGGAGACGGCTGAGCCCCCCACACTGATGGAGGAGGGACCCAGCCCTGTGTCCCAGCTGGCGAGGAAG GTGCAGGGGGTGGGTGCCCGGGGCTGGCGGACGCTTTCATCCCTCTTCACCCGTGAGGACGAGCACCAGCTGCTCAGCCCGGAGCCCTGCGCAGACCA CCCACTGGCTGCCTCGCCGCCCGAGCCACCCCACTCCGAGAAAGCACCCGGCTTTTGGGATCTCTTTGCTACCAAGTGGCAGCAGACATCGGCGCTGGACAagggggtgccccccccagAGCCGGACGAGACCCCCGGGGAGCCGCTGGGTGACGATGGCAGCGACCTGCGGGAGCCGGAGGAAGGGGCCTTCCGCTGGGGCTTCCTGGCCAGCAAACTGGCCGAAATGCGGAATAAAAATGCCCCCAAGGGCAACTAG